The proteins below come from a single bacterium BMS3Abin14 genomic window:
- the hypA gene encoding hydrogenase/urease nickel incorporation protein HypA: MHELSIAMEILDIVEREAQNHGAGQVTDIRLRIGDLSGVETDSLRFCFEAVRGEKMVTRHAELTIVRVPVRIRCGPCDDEFEGEGRLLRCPSCGGLDTELLEGDELNIIDFEVE; the protein is encoded by the coding sequence GTGCACGAACTTTCCATCGCCATGGAGATTCTGGATATTGTGGAAAGGGAGGCGCAAAACCACGGCGCCGGACAGGTAACGGACATCCGTCTCAGAATAGGGGACCTGTCAGGGGTTGAGACGGACAGTCTGAGGTTCTGTTTCGAGGCGGTTCGAGGCGAAAAGATGGTGACCAGACACGCGGAGCTCACAATCGTGAGGGTTCCCGTGAGGATTCGATGCGGGCCGTGCGACGATGAATTCGAGGGGGAGGGGCGCCTCCTTCGCTGTCCCTCCTGCGGAGGCCTTGATACTGAGCTGCTTGAGGGCGACGAGTTGAACATAATTGATTTTGAGGTAGAATAA
- the hybD gene encoding hydrogenase 2 maturation protease: MILGVGNLLLRDEGVGVHVAVNLMECPFPDYIDVVEGGTDGFGLFNLILETDRLIVVDCVKGGGAPASIYRFDIDDYRHFPDVYKTSVHQVSIEEVISLTGAFRDPPRTTIIGIEPAEVSMSMELSPPVQEKLPKIMELVIEAAGVDPAKYSHYLKAPFIKPGPDHRAPVPA; encoded by the coding sequence ATGATCCTCGGGGTCGGAAACCTCCTCCTGCGGGACGAGGGGGTTGGCGTTCATGTTGCTGTGAACCTCATGGAGTGTCCATTCCCCGATTACATCGATGTCGTTGAGGGGGGCACTGACGGCTTTGGTCTTTTCAACCTCATTCTTGAAACCGACAGGCTCATCGTCGTCGATTGTGTTAAAGGCGGCGGTGCGCCTGCTTCCATATATCGCTTCGATATCGACGATTACCGACATTTCCCGGACGTCTACAAGACATCGGTGCACCAGGTCAGCATCGAGGAGGTCATATCCCTGACGGGGGCTTTTCGGGATCCGCCGCGTACCACCATCATAGGCATCGAGCCGGCCGAGGTGTCCATGTCCATGGAGCTGTCGCCGCCGGTACAGGAGAAACTGCCGAAAATCATGGAGTTGGTCATCGAGGCTGCAGGGGTCGACCCCGCCAAATACAGCCATTACCTGAAAGCTCCGTTCATTAAACCCGGCCCCGATCACCGGGCGCCGGTTCCCGCCTGA